The following proteins are encoded in a genomic region of Hymenobacter siberiensis:
- a CDS encoding FKBP-type peptidyl-prolyl cis-trans isomerase, translating to MKPYFSAVLTRLFFITLLASAGLFTTACKKDDPAMKDYSGIDQDIITQYLATNNITTAQKQPSGVYFLPIRTNTAAPKVTSGSSVAVLYTGHLLDAAGTVFDASSKHSNPLLTFVQGVGQIIPGFDEGVSLMHVGDKAEFLIPSARGYGSTERGSIPANSVLRFEVEVVDVPTYDDNLIKSYLTTKNITTAQKQASGLYFLPVTTNANAVRPAIGNTVTVLYTGHLMDATGTVFDASSLNGNTPLSFTFGRGQLITGFEEGIALMHKGDKAELLLPSALAYGVQGASTIGPNTALRFEVEVVDIK from the coding sequence ATGAAACCTTATTTTTCCGCCGTACTAACGCGCCTTTTCTTCATCACCCTGCTGGCCTCGGCTGGCTTGTTTACCACCGCGTGCAAGAAAGACGACCCCGCGATGAAGGACTACAGCGGCATCGACCAGGACATTATCACCCAATACCTGGCCACCAACAACATCACAACTGCTCAGAAACAGCCTTCCGGCGTGTACTTTCTGCCCATTAGAACGAATACGGCGGCACCCAAAGTCACCTCCGGCTCGTCGGTAGCGGTGCTCTACACCGGCCATTTGCTGGATGCGGCCGGCACGGTGTTCGATGCTTCTTCCAAGCACAGCAACCCGCTGCTGACCTTCGTGCAAGGGGTTGGCCAAATTATCCCGGGCTTCGATGAGGGTGTTTCGTTGATGCACGTTGGAGATAAGGCGGAGTTCCTGATTCCTTCCGCGCGGGGCTATGGCTCGACGGAAAGGGGCAGCATTCCGGCAAACTCAGTACTGCGCTTCGAGGTGGAGGTAGTGGACGTACCGACGTACGATGACAACCTGATTAAGAGCTACCTGACTACCAAAAACATCACCACTGCTCAAAAACAGGCCTCCGGGCTCTACTTTTTGCCCGTTACGACCAACGCCAATGCGGTGCGGCCAGCCATTGGCAACACGGTAACGGTGCTCTATACCGGGCATTTGATGGATGCGACCGGCACGGTGTTCGACGCCTCTTCCCTCAACGGCAACACGCCGCTGAGCTTCACTTTTGGGCGCGGCCAGCTGATTACGGGCTTCGAAGAAGGCATTGCCCTGATGCACAAAGGCGACAAGGCCGAGCTGCTGCTGCCCTCGGCGCTGGCCTACGGGGTGCAGGGCGCTTCCACCATCGGGCCCAATACGGCCCTGCGCTTTGAGGTGGAAGTGGTAGACATCAAGTAA
- a CDS encoding DEAD/DEAH box helicase — protein MPTRYYSRLAALAADPAAAPADQLPKLRKLLEAVLRDDCKARESPFIDLSQAIGQAAHTHELPAALRQQLQALRLAANLVVHESYPGTPAEVASGFAAVAALVLHLTGAAYAGPALPQPLAEAANGPAETVEIATAAHIPEAAASTTWRVRVLHADLATGTLTVEMAAPADGRPAGPFGLVLPAAYENVLLLAATLHPTLHLIGPVLLADGSVRARRVVLEPDYLISVTTIAECAQRDGTIPEWALLNAFLPDETSRPLVLGNLVNLLLDEEVSHAGRNEEIRIKHEEAARKQQLERLAKLAGHDSATALPEAVDAPQFELTADNEQLTAKDFDLEAFFKGRLFRSAPLSLSTLPEFQTRTGVPELLNDLRRHHRTLRETRALGFVAASRTGYQQEPLRLADCFLEPTFLSATYGLQGRLDLLHESSTGYDLIELKSSTKVPHAEPWTNHAAQAQLYRLLLESVFGADGETAGRGRTSILYSNAASGQPAVRRVDQDQDLIDRLLSARNQLVGTELQLARATGPRQTAVLLAPVLHPNLMALPSFGKAKAEKVANAWAAADPVERAYCLELARFSAREMRLTLLGDEARPGDAGGQAGLWLLPQARKYQNFSLLDDLELIEDHSGAPDDARNGLGPHLIFQRLAGGREVNFRAGDTLILYPRRKAVSSLGNEANSQQLLANSLTVLDAQVVKVVLAEDLGADGRVVLSVRNRRMAPRYLLGHSHWALEPDTYDTFRREWAGLSSFLGLSSERRKRLLARTGPREPEDWNPAAAPATTATEVVARALAAPDWFVLCGPPGTGKTRSVLRELAEKLYKEDKQVLLAAYTNRAVDEICEQLVDAGLPFIRVGSRLGTSPQYRPYLLDAMIADCASRQTVRARLTGTPFYVGTVASLLGKPELFMLKQFDVAVVDEASQVLESPMLALLAKVKKFILIGDHRQLPAVVAQEPETSAVAAEVADLLRENLGLTNLRNSYFERLFRRAEANWPHAHGTLADQYRMHEELAVLVNQDFYEGQLRCPMPWQAAPLDRAAWPAAADDFTAALRRQRVVFVPTLRQPEDLSMKESAQEAELAARAAAYVAQGYGLAFNPETTLGIIAIYRNQAARIRARLAQLAVELSLPALAQISVDTVERYQGSQREVIIVSFCCHHEHQLELMVSPDETGQVDRKLNVALTRARQQLVLLGNAEMLSRAPHHAALLARVR, from the coding sequence ATGCCCACCCGCTACTACTCCCGCCTCGCCGCCCTGGCCGCCGACCCCGCCGCTGCGCCCGCTGACCAGCTCCCCAAGCTGCGCAAGCTGCTCGAAGCCGTGCTGCGCGACGACTGCAAGGCCCGGGAGTCCCCGTTCATCGACCTCAGCCAGGCCATCGGTCAGGCCGCCCACACGCACGAGCTGCCCGCCGCCCTGCGCCAGCAGCTCCAGGCCCTGCGCCTGGCCGCCAACCTGGTGGTGCACGAAAGCTACCCCGGTACGCCCGCAGAAGTCGCCAGTGGCTTTGCAGCCGTGGCGGCGCTGGTGCTGCACCTCACCGGTGCGGCCTACGCCGGCCCCGCGCTACCCCAGCCCCTGGCCGAAGCCGCCAACGGGCCCGCCGAAACCGTTGAGATAGCCACCGCTGCCCATATTCCCGAGGCTGCTGCCAGCACTACCTGGCGCGTGCGGGTGCTGCACGCCGACCTAGCCACCGGTACCCTCACCGTCGAAATGGCCGCGCCCGCCGATGGCCGCCCCGCCGGCCCCTTCGGCCTGGTGCTGCCCGCCGCCTACGAAAACGTGCTGCTGCTGGCCGCCACGCTGCATCCCACGCTGCACCTCATCGGCCCGGTGCTGCTGGCCGATGGCAGCGTGCGCGCCCGCCGCGTGGTGCTGGAACCCGACTACCTCATCAGCGTCACCACCATTGCCGAGTGCGCCCAGCGCGACGGCACCATCCCCGAATGGGCGCTGCTGAATGCGTTTTTGCCCGATGAAACCTCGCGCCCGCTGGTGCTCGGAAACCTGGTGAACCTGCTGCTGGATGAGGAAGTAAGCCACGCGGGGAGGAATGAAGAAATAAGAATTAAGCACGAAGAAGCTGCCCGCAAACAGCAGCTGGAGCGACTGGCGAAGCTGGCCGGCCACGATAGTGCTACCGCCTTGCCGGAAGCCGTCGATGCTCCCCAATTCGAGCTTACTGCTGATAATGAGCAGCTGACAGCCAAGGACTTCGACCTGGAAGCCTTCTTTAAGGGCCGGCTTTTTCGCTCGGCACCGCTCTCGCTCAGCACGCTGCCCGAGTTCCAGACCCGCACCGGCGTGCCCGAGCTGCTGAACGACCTGCGCCGCCATCACCGCACCCTGCGCGAAACCCGCGCCCTGGGCTTTGTGGCTGCCAGCCGCACCGGCTACCAGCAGGAACCCCTGCGTCTGGCCGACTGCTTCCTCGAACCCACCTTTCTGTCGGCCACCTACGGCCTACAGGGCCGGCTCGATTTGCTGCACGAAAGTAGCACCGGCTACGACCTCATTGAGCTCAAAAGCTCGACCAAAGTACCCCACGCCGAGCCCTGGACCAACCACGCCGCCCAGGCCCAGCTCTACCGTTTGCTGCTCGAATCGGTGTTTGGGGCCGATGGGGAAACGGCCGGCCGGGGCCGCACCAGCATTTTGTACTCCAACGCGGCCAGCGGCCAGCCCGCCGTGCGCCGCGTCGACCAGGACCAGGACCTGATTGACCGCCTGCTGTCAGCCCGCAACCAGCTCGTGGGCACCGAATTGCAGCTGGCCCGCGCCACCGGTCCCCGCCAAACAGCCGTGCTGCTGGCCCCCGTGCTGCACCCCAACCTCATGGCCTTGCCGTCCTTCGGCAAAGCCAAGGCCGAAAAAGTAGCCAACGCCTGGGCCGCCGCCGACCCCGTGGAGCGCGCCTACTGCCTGGAGCTGGCCCGCTTTTCGGCCCGCGAAATGCGCCTCACCCTGCTCGGCGACGAAGCCCGCCCCGGCGATGCCGGCGGCCAGGCCGGCCTCTGGCTGCTGCCCCAGGCCCGCAAGTATCAAAATTTCAGCCTGCTCGATGATTTGGAACTCATCGAAGACCACAGCGGCGCCCCCGATGATGCCCGCAACGGCCTCGGCCCGCACCTCATTTTCCAACGCCTCGCCGGTGGCCGCGAAGTAAACTTCCGGGCCGGTGATACGCTCATTCTTTACCCGCGTAGAAAAGCTGTTAGCTCCTTAGGTAACGAAGCTAATAGCCAGCAGCTATTAGCTAATAGCTTAACGGTTCTCGATGCTCAGGTAGTCAAAGTCGTGCTGGCCGAAGACCTCGGGGCCGATGGCCGCGTGGTGCTCAGCGTGCGCAACCGCCGCATGGCCCCGCGCTACCTGCTGGGCCACTCGCACTGGGCGCTGGAGCCCGATACTTACGACACCTTCCGGCGCGAATGGGCCGGCCTTTCGTCCTTCCTTGGCCTGAGCTCCGAGCGGCGGAAGCGCCTGCTGGCCCGCACCGGCCCGCGCGAGCCCGAGGACTGGAACCCCGCCGCCGCGCCCGCTACCACGGCCACCGAAGTGGTGGCCCGCGCCCTGGCCGCGCCCGACTGGTTTGTGCTCTGCGGCCCGCCCGGCACTGGCAAAACCCGCAGTGTGCTGCGTGAGCTGGCCGAAAAACTTTACAAAGAAGATAAGCAGGTGCTGCTGGCGGCCTATACCAACCGCGCCGTGGACGAAATCTGCGAGCAGCTGGTCGATGCGGGCCTGCCGTTTATTCGGGTGGGCTCGCGGCTGGGCACCTCGCCGCAGTACCGGCCGTACCTGCTCGATGCCATGATTGCCGACTGCGCCAGCCGCCAGACCGTGCGCGCCCGCCTCACGGGTACGCCGTTCTACGTGGGCACGGTGGCCAGCCTGCTGGGCAAGCCCGAGCTGTTCATGCTCAAGCAGTTCGATGTGGCCGTGGTGGACGAGGCCAGCCAGGTGCTGGAATCGCCGATGCTGGCCCTGCTGGCCAAGGTGAAGAAGTTCATCCTGATTGGCGACCACCGCCAGCTGCCCGCCGTGGTGGCCCAGGAGCCCGAAACCAGCGCCGTAGCCGCCGAGGTGGCCGATTTACTGCGCGAAAACCTCGGCCTCACCAACCTGCGCAATTCCTACTTCGAGCGCCTGTTCCGGCGGGCCGAAGCCAACTGGCCGCACGCCCACGGCACCCTCGCCGACCAGTACCGGATGCACGAAGAGCTGGCCGTGCTCGTCAACCAGGACTTTTATGAAGGCCAGCTGCGTTGCCCAATGCCCTGGCAGGCCGCGCCGCTCGACCGCGCCGCCTGGCCCGCCGCTGCCGATGATTTTACCGCTGCGCTCCGCCGCCAGCGCGTGGTTTTTGTACCCACCCTGCGTCAGCCCGAGGACTTGTCCATGAAGGAATCGGCCCAGGAAGCCGAGCTGGCCGCTCGCGCCGCCGCCTACGTGGCCCAAGGCTACGGCCTGGCTTTCAACCCCGAAACCACGCTCGGCATCATCGCCATCTACCGCAACCAGGCGGCGCGCATCCGGGCCCGGCTGGCCCAGCTGGCCGTGGAGTTGAGCCTGCCGGCCCTGGCCCAAATCAGCGTCGATACCGTGGAGCGCTACCAGGGCAGCCAGCGCGAGGTCATCATCGTGAGCTTCTGCTGCCACCACGAGCACCAACTGGAGCTCATGGTGTCGCCCGACGAAACCGGGCAGGTCGACCGCAAGCTCAACGTGGCCCTCACCCGCGCCCGCCAGCAGTTGGTGCTGCTCGGCAACGCGGAAATGCTGAGCCGCGCCCCCCACCACGCGGCCCTGCTGGCCCGGGTGCGGTAG
- a CDS encoding DASH family cryptochrome, with protein sequence MTVLYWLRNDLRLHDNEALAALPAGTTALLPVYCFDPVSLGSDAYLGLPRTGSHRLAFLLETLADLRQRYAALGSAIHFAVGRPEEVLPALARQLNAGAVHASTEHTTEEEEAEEALRAALGPQVSLRCFETLTLLHPDDLPIPIGRLPLSFSKFRFDVAAKVRVRPPLPAPRQLPPLPSGFVPTPLPTADALAAALGLPASARHLPDHRSALPALGGGETAGLARLHDYAVARHLIGRYDDTRNEMLGEAFSTKFSPWLANGSLSARQIWAAIDGYDATHGARSKGAMQLRLELLWRDYFRLLAHRAGPDFFRWRGLRDQLPKPAQSDKTVFANWAAGRTGNAFVDANMRELASTGFMSNRGRQNVASYLIHDLHQDWRWGAAWFEHQLIDHDAASNWGNWKYIAGTGTDVRDTAFDVPQQARRYDPQGRYVRTWRL encoded by the coding sequence ATGACTGTTCTCTACTGGCTGCGCAACGACCTGCGCCTGCACGACAATGAGGCGCTGGCCGCGCTACCGGCCGGCACCACCGCCCTACTGCCCGTGTATTGCTTCGACCCGGTATCGCTGGGTTCTGATGCCTACCTGGGCCTGCCACGCACCGGCTCGCACCGGCTCGCCTTCCTGCTCGAAACCCTGGCCGACCTGCGGCAGCGCTACGCCGCGCTGGGCTCCGCCATTCACTTCGCGGTGGGCCGCCCCGAAGAAGTGCTGCCCGCCTTAGCCCGGCAGCTGAACGCGGGGGCCGTGCACGCCAGCACCGAGCACACCACCGAGGAGGAAGAGGCCGAAGAAGCCCTTCGCGCCGCCCTTGGCCCGCAAGTGTCCCTGCGCTGTTTTGAAACCCTGACACTGCTGCACCCCGATGACCTACCTATTCCCATTGGGCGGCTGCCGCTCTCGTTCAGCAAGTTTCGGTTTGATGTGGCTGCGAAAGTGCGGGTACGGCCGCCGCTGCCCGCACCGCGCCAGCTGCCACCATTGCCGTCGGGCTTCGTACCCACGCCGTTGCCCACTGCCGATGCGCTAGCCGCCGCGCTGGGCCTGCCGGCATCGGCGCGGCACCTGCCCGACCACCGCTCGGCCCTGCCCGCGCTGGGCGGGGGCGAAACCGCCGGCCTGGCCCGCCTGCACGACTACGCGGTAGCGCGCCACCTCATTGGCCGCTACGATGACACACGGAATGAAATGCTGGGCGAGGCCTTCAGCACCAAGTTTTCGCCCTGGCTGGCCAACGGGAGCCTTTCGGCCCGCCAGATTTGGGCGGCCATTGATGGGTACGATGCCACCCACGGCGCGCGCAGCAAAGGAGCCATGCAGCTGCGGCTGGAGCTGCTGTGGCGCGACTACTTCCGCCTGCTGGCGCACCGCGCCGGGCCGGATTTCTTCCGTTGGCGCGGCCTGCGCGACCAGCTGCCCAAGCCCGCTCAGTCCGACAAAACCGTGTTTGCCAACTGGGCCGCCGGCCGTACCGGCAATGCCTTTGTGGATGCCAACATGCGCGAGCTGGCATCCACCGGCTTCATGAGCAACCGGGGACGGCAAAACGTGGCGAGCTACCTCATTCACGACCTGCACCAGGACTGGCGCTGGGGGGCGGCCTGGTTCGAGCACCAGCTCATCGACCACGACGCAGCTTCGAACTGGGGCAACTGGAAGTACATCGCCGGGACCGGCACCGACGTGCGCGACACGGCCTTCGACGTACCCCAGCAGGCCCGGCGCTACGACCCGCAGGGCCGTTACGTGCGCACTTGGCGCTTGTAG
- a CDS encoding carbon-nitrogen hydrolase family protein translates to MNELIEIRHLLKSDYEALKAAMLLAYPRMQSYWRREQVEQLVDLFPEGQFVVTVNEEIVAAALALIVTHDQFGEVHTFQDVTGDYTFRTHSAAGDTLYGIEVFVVPAMRGRRLARRLYDARKELCERLNLRSIAFGARIPGYHEYLDTLTPKQYVQKVKDREIVDPSLNFQLANDFHPVRVLKGYLPGDAASGDYALLMEWDNMLYDTSPVQAVARKTQVRLGLVQWQMRLYEGLDDMFQQVEYFVDALAAYRADFALFPELFHGPLMAEANELSEIDAIRKLSRYSEEILARFTALAVKYHINIITGSMPEVAADGKLMNVGYLCRRNGSTERYEKIHVTPNEAKYWALTGGKRLQTFETDCGPIGVLICYDAEFPELARLLADQGMNILFIPFLTDTQTAYSRVRHCAQARAIENECYVAMAGSVGNLPRVKNMDIQYAQSAVLTPCDFAFPNTGVKSEATPNTEMILVTDVDLSILDKLRHSGSVQNLRNRRSDVYQLSASELMPKH, encoded by the coding sequence ATGAATGAATTAATTGAAATACGCCACCTCCTCAAATCCGACTACGAAGCCCTGAAAGCCGCCATGCTGCTGGCCTACCCGCGCATGCAGAGCTACTGGCGGCGCGAGCAGGTTGAGCAGCTCGTCGACCTGTTTCCCGAGGGCCAGTTTGTGGTAACGGTGAACGAGGAAATTGTGGCCGCCGCCCTGGCCCTGATTGTGACGCACGACCAGTTTGGCGAGGTGCACACCTTTCAGGACGTGACCGGCGACTACACCTTCCGCACCCACAGCGCCGCCGGCGATACGCTCTACGGCATCGAGGTATTCGTGGTGCCGGCCATGCGCGGCCGCCGGCTGGCCCGCCGTCTCTACGATGCCCGCAAGGAACTCTGCGAGCGGCTCAACCTGCGCTCTATTGCTTTCGGGGCCCGCATTCCGGGCTATCACGAATACTTGGATACGCTCACGCCCAAGCAGTACGTGCAGAAGGTGAAGGACCGCGAAATCGTGGACCCTTCGCTGAATTTCCAACTGGCCAACGACTTCCACCCCGTGCGGGTGCTCAAGGGCTACCTGCCCGGCGACGCGGCCTCGGGCGACTATGCCCTGCTCATGGAGTGGGACAACATGCTCTACGACACCAGTCCGGTGCAGGCCGTGGCCCGCAAAACCCAGGTGCGCCTGGGCTTGGTGCAGTGGCAGATGCGCCTGTATGAAGGTCTCGACGATATGTTTCAGCAGGTAGAATACTTCGTGGATGCGTTGGCGGCCTACCGCGCCGACTTTGCCCTGTTCCCCGAGCTTTTCCACGGCCCGCTGATGGCCGAGGCCAATGAGCTGTCCGAAATAGATGCCATTCGCAAGTTGAGCCGCTATTCCGAAGAAATTCTGGCCCGCTTCACGGCGCTGGCCGTAAAGTATCACATCAACATCATCACCGGCTCGATGCCTGAGGTGGCCGCCGACGGCAAGCTGATGAACGTTGGCTACCTCTGCCGTCGCAACGGCTCGACGGAGCGCTACGAGAAAATCCACGTCACGCCGAACGAGGCCAAATACTGGGCCCTGACCGGCGGCAAGCGCCTGCAAACCTTCGAAACCGACTGCGGCCCCATCGGCGTGCTGATTTGTTATGACGCGGAGTTTCCCGAGCTGGCCCGCCTGCTGGCGGACCAAGGCATGAACATCCTGTTTATCCCATTCCTCACCGACACTCAGACGGCCTACTCGCGGGTGCGCCATTGCGCCCAGGCCCGGGCCATCGAAAATGAATGCTACGTGGCCATGGCCGGGTCGGTGGGCAACCTGCCCCGCGTGAAAAACATGGACATTCAATACGCCCAGTCGGCCGTACTCACGCCCTGTGACTTCGCCTTTCCCAACACCGGCGTGAAAAGCGAGGCCACGCCCAACACCGAGATGATTCTGGTAACCGACGTGGACCTGTCGATTCTGGACAAGCTCCGCCACAGCGGCAGCGTGCAAAACCTGCGCAATCGCCGTTCCGACGTGTACCAGCTCAGCGCTTCTGAATTGATGCCTAAGCATTAA
- a CDS encoding type II toxin-antitoxin system HigB family toxin: MRTWFKDVSAANWATPNDVKAQYGTASIIANNRLVFNIKGNDFRLIVKINYEFSVIYIRFIGTYTEYDHINAATI; encoded by the coding sequence TTGCGCACGTGGTTTAAGGATGTTTCGGCGGCCAATTGGGCCACACCCAACGACGTAAAAGCGCAGTATGGCACGGCCAGCATTATTGCCAACAATCGCCTCGTTTTCAACATAAAAGGCAACGATTTTCGGCTGATTGTCAAAATAAACTACGAATTCTCCGTCATCTACATTCGCTTTATTGGCACTTATACCGAATACGACCATATTAATGCCGCAACTATATGA
- a CDS encoding helix-turn-helix domain-containing protein has product MNTIKPIRTEADYQAALARVDAIFDSKPGDPTADEFEILITLIEAYEAQHHPIPEPDPIEYIKYKMQERGLLQRDVAQWFGGENRVSEVLNRKRKLTAKMMKALHDNLGISAEVLLAAA; this is encoded by the coding sequence ATGAATACTATCAAACCCATCCGTACCGAAGCCGATTATCAGGCGGCCCTGGCCCGAGTTGATGCCATTTTCGATTCCAAGCCCGGCGACCCCACTGCAGACGAATTCGAAATTCTAATTACCCTCATTGAAGCCTACGAAGCCCAGCATCACCCCATCCCTGAGCCCGACCCCATCGAATACATCAAGTACAAGATGCAGGAACGCGGCCTGTTGCAACGCGATGTGGCCCAGTGGTTTGGGGGCGAAAACCGGGTGAGCGAGGTGCTGAACCGCAAGCGCAAGCTCACCGCCAAAATGATGAAGGCGCTACACGACAACCTGGGGATTTCGGCCGAAGTGCTACTGGCAGCGGCTTAA
- a CDS encoding DUF2489 domain-containing protein, whose amino-acid sequence MAKNPPKEVGLLRKFISTARSITTGQVDLSLGILRLEKNLFWLKGYDINPLTTDELKIVNDYYDRIRELPIEEERLAWAPDKLEKLDEKLERITTRYRPQLMEILNRIVTEAS is encoded by the coding sequence ATGGCCAAAAACCCGCCAAAAGAAGTTGGCTTATTACGAAAGTTTATTTCGACAGCCCGCTCCATTACTACCGGACAAGTTGATTTGTCGTTGGGAATCTTACGATTAGAGAAGAACTTGTTTTGGCTAAAAGGGTACGATATTAACCCGCTGACCACTGATGAGCTGAAAATAGTAAATGATTATTATGACCGAATAAGAGAGCTTCCGATAGAGGAAGAGCGGCTTGCCTGGGCACCGGATAAACTGGAAAAGTTAGATGAGAAACTCGAGCGAATAACGACTAGATACCGACCGCAGTTGATGGAAATTCTGAATCGAATTGTTACCGAAGCATCTTAA
- a CDS encoding AAA domain-containing protein has protein sequence MSDTIPTFAPVDPYAIEKELRQVQALMKLEQQEDLMQFKLKNAKASISERQQRGLTWYPVTITQEDIGFGGKVVLELERPAGQQGLHLFQVGKNAALFGNVPGRSATDRPTLNGVIISVRRNKLRLATTKEDLPDWVTEGNKMGIDLTFDEVSYREMDYALGKVMGAYGDRLAELRDILLGAKEARFREEKATDLFYPSPLNESQLAAVKHVLAAKDVAIIHGPPGTGKTTTLVQAILETIRRERRVLVCAPSNTAVDLLTEKLAERGVNVIRMGNPSRVSDLLLEHTLDAQVMNHKSYNEMRSMRQTADQYRETASKHVRNFGYEEQQQRRMLKEEARMLFQQADDLERYITEDLLESVQVITCTLVGASNRNIRHLTYETVFIDEAAQALEPGCWIPISKGQRVILAGDHHQLPPTVKSDKAGALRETLFEKAIKRQPATARMLTVQYRMHEQIMQFSSDQFYDSQLVAYETVAHAGLDAYDLRFAPDLPVEFLDTAGFGFQEITIPESRSTANPEEADLLLKRLAQLLEPYDPADHEEDPLSIGVIAPYRAQINYLKDAIEENDELSGFMLHRQLSVGTVDSFQGQERDIIAITLTRSNNHGEIGFLSDIRRMNVGMTRARKKLLLVGDSSTLSANPFFKALIEYVESIGGYRTAWELQE, from the coding sequence TTGTCCGATACCATCCCCACTTTCGCCCCCGTCGACCCTTACGCCATCGAAAAGGAACTGCGCCAGGTGCAGGCCCTTATGAAGCTGGAGCAGCAGGAAGACCTGATGCAGTTCAAGCTCAAAAACGCCAAGGCCAGCATATCAGAGCGCCAGCAGCGCGGCCTCACCTGGTACCCCGTCACCATCACGCAGGAAGACATTGGTTTCGGCGGCAAGGTGGTGCTGGAGCTGGAACGGCCGGCTGGCCAGCAGGGCCTTCACCTGTTTCAGGTGGGCAAGAATGCCGCTCTGTTTGGCAACGTACCCGGCCGCTCGGCCACCGACCGGCCCACGCTTAATGGCGTCATCATCAGCGTGCGACGCAACAAGCTGCGGCTCGCCACCACCAAGGAGGACCTACCCGATTGGGTGACCGAGGGCAATAAAATGGGCATCGACCTGACCTTCGATGAGGTGAGCTACCGCGAGATGGATTACGCCTTGGGCAAGGTGATGGGCGCCTACGGCGACCGCCTCGCCGAACTGCGTGACATCCTGCTGGGGGCCAAGGAAGCCCGTTTCCGCGAGGAAAAGGCCACCGACCTTTTCTACCCCAGCCCGCTGAATGAATCCCAGCTGGCCGCCGTGAAGCACGTTTTGGCGGCCAAGGACGTGGCCATCATCCACGGCCCACCCGGTACCGGCAAAACCACCACGCTGGTACAGGCCATTCTGGAAACCATCCGGCGCGAGCGGCGCGTCCTGGTGTGCGCACCCAGCAACACAGCCGTCGATTTGCTGACCGAAAAGCTGGCCGAGCGTGGCGTCAACGTCATTCGCATGGGCAACCCCTCGCGGGTTTCCGACTTGCTCTTGGAGCACACCCTGGATGCCCAGGTGATGAACCATAAGAGCTACAACGAGATGCGCTCGATGCGCCAGACCGCCGACCAGTACCGCGAAACCGCCAGCAAACACGTGCGCAACTTCGGCTACGAGGAGCAGCAGCAGCGCCGGATGCTGAAGGAGGAAGCGCGGATGCTTTTTCAGCAGGCCGACGACTTGGAGCGCTACATCACGGAAGATTTGTTGGAGTCGGTGCAGGTGATAACGTGCACGCTGGTGGGCGCCAGCAACCGCAATATCCGCCACCTGACCTACGAAACGGTGTTTATTGACGAGGCTGCCCAGGCGCTGGAGCCGGGCTGCTGGATTCCGATTTCCAAGGGCCAGCGCGTGATTCTGGCCGGCGACCACCACCAGCTGCCGCCCACCGTGAAGAGCGACAAGGCTGGGGCCCTGCGCGAAACGCTGTTCGAGAAGGCCATTAAGCGCCAGCCCGCCACCGCCCGAATGCTCACGGTGCAGTACCGCATGCACGAGCAAATCATGCAGTTCAGCTCCGACCAGTTCTACGACAGCCAGCTGGTGGCCTACGAAACCGTGGCCCACGCCGGCCTCGATGCCTACGACCTGCGCTTCGCCCCCGACCTGCCCGTGGAATTCCTCGACACGGCCGGCTTCGGCTTCCAGGAAATCACCATCCCCGAAAGCCGTTCCACCGCCAACCCCGAAGAAGCCGACCTGCTCCTCAAGCGCCTCGCGCAGTTGCTGGAACCCTACGACCCCGCCGACCACGAGGAAGACCCCCTCAGCATTGGCGTGATAGCCCCCTACCGTGCCCAAATCAACTATTTGAAGGACGCCATCGAGGAAAATGACGAGCTCAGCGGCTTCATGTTGCACCGCCAGCTCAGCGTGGGCACTGTAGACTCGTTCCAGGGCCAGGAGCGCGACATCATCGCCATCACCCTCACCCGCAGCAACAACCACGGCGAAATCGGCTTTCTGAGCGACATCCGCCGCATGAACGTGGGCATGACGCGGGCAAGGAAAAAGCTACTGCTCGTGGGCGATTCTTCGACGCTCAGTGCGAACCCATTTTTCAAGGCGCTGATTGAGTACGTGGAGAGCATTGGGGGGTACCGCACCGCCTGGGAGTTGCAGGAGTAA